The Salminus brasiliensis chromosome 22, fSalBra1.hap2, whole genome shotgun sequence genomic interval AATCTAAATCTACTTGTTGTTAAGGGATCTCATCTTATGACAGAGCCATCACTGGCTGCTATGGGGGAGCTATCATTGATTAAATCTGTCCTATAATCTCTGACTGATGCTGTCTGATCAGAGACAGAAGCGAAAGAGAACTGATCGTGATCCACAATATTAAGTTGGTCTTCAGTTCTCTCCTTCTTCAGGTAGAACATCTTCCTCAACTTCTTCAACTGCTGAAGCTCACAGAATGTCTCCAGAACCACCAGCATGGCAATCAGACCCAGTAGCAGGTAGACTGGAAGGAGAAAAAAGATACACAATGCTGAGTAACTTGCTTACTGATTTTCAACAAATCTTCCAAGAAGAAATCCTTAAGATTGGTTTGTAAGCATAGGGGTATAATAACTGTATAAGAACTGCagagggaaaataaataaataaataaaaatgccacCCAACTCAGAAAGGGTATAACAAATTACAAACTCAAACGTTTATTGCCAAAGATCTGTGTCTGCATTACTTTGTTAAGAACCAGTGCCTTTGTGCTGTGTTGAACACTTTGGAGCTCCGATGTATGGACATCCACTGTCACAAGATCTTGTCACATCTTATAAAACTGCACATTTTATCAGTCTCATGTGCTCCAAACAAGAGAAGTGAATGAAAGCCACACAGGTGCAAATATGGCTTAAATATGCTTTAGTTCTAGTTGCTGATAACTCCTGAGAACATTTCTACATGTGAAACGCTATGCCCACACACTAAATCTGGCCTCTCAGTGAGTGATTAAGTTTCCACTGTGTCAAAGCATTTTTCCACTGCAACTCATTACGGATCATTACAAATAATTAGCGTTAAAAGTACCAATTAGGCACACAGTAAGTACTTTTAGGGTAAATGGGACtggtaactgtgtcagccaatACTCACAGTTTTAGTATTGGcattggaaaagaaaatatGTTCATGTGGAATCTCTTCTGAAAAGTGGCTTATCCAAGGGTTGGTCAGGACTACTGCCATTTTTAAAACTTGTACAAAAAAATGTACAATTTGACGACACTCTGAATTCTTTTCTAAAATATCAACAAATCAAATTGCTGCACATTCAGAGAGTTAAGATTACACTGGGTTTACACTCACCAGTAATCCCCACTTTATAGAGCTGCCTGAACCTCTGGTTGTAGCCCTCTCCTGGTACGTAGTCACCCAGGCCAATGGTACTAAGCGAGATGAAACAAAAGTAGAAGGACTCTAGGAAGTTCCAGTTCTCCTCCAGCACAGAGAACACTATGGCAGGGATGAGGAAGAAGCAGGAGACCATGATGACTGCCATCAAACCTGCGTGTACACCAGCCACCAGAGACTTGGACAGAGCCCAGCGGCGCTGCACGTACTCCACAGGCCGACGAGTACTAAACACCATGATTCTTTGCACCACTGCCATCAGGAACAGGAGGGTGAATGGGATTCCCACCACCGAGTACAAGATACAGAAGGCCTTGCCCTCATCTGACAGAGGCACTGTGTGGCCATAACCTAAAAACAGAGACaagatcattttttttatgtacacaATTATATGCATGTTTCATTATCAAAATATACGTATGATgttcaatatttaaaaacagaaataaatgtgTGAATACATAAACAccaaaagagcaaaaaaaaataatacaccaATTAGCTgcaacattaaaaacaaataaaacattgaatatcttcatctacagtgacatcttccaaaggggtggatatattaggcagcaagtgaaaaaTCAGTTCTTGACAGTGATGTGTTAAAGCAGCTGAGCCACACTGACAAAGGTtagactgtgatggctagacgactaggTCAAAACATATCCAAAACAACAGGCATGTCTAGTGGGGATTTGCTGGTATGCAGAGGTCAATACCTACTAAAAGTAGACCAAGGAGAGAAAACCAGGGTCTTGGGCACCCACTTGATGAGATCCacggaggccccaccttacaactgACAGAGCTTTCTGCATTATTGGATCTGACTAGTGCTAGATACCACATGCCGCTTTCAGagttcttgtggagtccatgccttgaatggttagatctgttgtggcggcactaTGGGGGCCCTACTtagtattaggcaggtagcaatAATGTAATGGTTGATTGGCTAAACAACTGTAATTCGTTAATACAACATTTTGatttaaaatacataatttaattttaaatgaaTCCATGCTAATAAGGTGTTTTGACAGTACTGTAATTCCAACGAGTTATTGGCCAATGGTGGAATGTACTTCTCTCTGGTTAAGCATTAGCTGAGTCACTTTTGCTCCTTACTTCAGAAGCTATACTGTATCACATTACAGAAGTCACTAAACATGGAACTACAACAGTGCAATGCCAAGGGATAAACCATCAGCTAGGCTAAGCATTAGCAGTGCCCCAACTTAGTACAATTACACCAATAATGTTTATTAACCGTACACTAACACACAAATGTAATTATGTCttggaatatatattttttaattaattattggaATATATCCTTTTGCTCAATTGGTTGGTGTTACAATCGGATTGTACTGCTCATCTCTATGGATAAAgttaacaaaaaaaatgcatatacCTTTTTTGCACAACGACAATATAAATATTGTCTCATAGGTTACTGCCTATGATGCTTAAAATGTAAGCATCCCCAACTCCTGGGCCTAGGTTTAATTCAGAATATTAGGTTTAATTCATCTCTGTAGATctgtggtcctccaggaccaatTTTCCAACCCTCCATATCTCTGGTATCCCCTCTCTCATTTTTCCTTAACCAAGAGGACTAGAAAGGGACTACAAGGACTACAAGGACAGGGTGGAGGACAAACCTTAATCTGTGTTGAGAAACCAGACTAATCTGGGTTGAGAAATCTGGGTAGGTATCTAGGTTGCTGCCAGGGCAGTGTGTTTATGGAGATCCTGCTCTGATCTCTCTGCTGGATTAAGTTACTTAAGCCCAGGATACGCTACGCCAGCCACATGCCTGTCCTACACTCAACCTTCAACACAACTACAGGGCTGTTCAATGCTAGCATTTAGCTGGCACTGGCTGCTAATGATTCTGTGCTAAAGTAAGAGACAATTCTTCTGCACATGTCCTCGCAGCGTATTGATTAGGGTGCCATGTGAGGGTTGACCTTGAATCGGGCAGAGCGGCCTGATTCACACATCATGCATGCTCCTACGTCACCTAGCTAAATGCAGAAAGATGGTGAGACATTAATATTTACTAGATCTTCACAGGCTAATGACAAGCTTTAACATGCCACTTAAAAACAGCACTGTCTGGACAAATGTGAACAGATCACTGAGGTCATGTGATGGGTGTGTTAAATAACTCATAACACATTCTGAAATCTAACTATGGTAAATCTGATGGTCAGACAGCATACTAAACATATCAGCACTGCGGACATAGtgacaacattaaaaaaaattaacaggAATTCCACCCAAATTTCTGTTAAGCAAGGTAAGATGTAAAGCAACAGAAAACCCTACAGAACACCTTTGAGATTTATTATTTGACCATCATTAATGATACATATAACCCTCAAAAGACACATGTAGGATGAGAGGTCTTTTTTTCGAGAGAGACCATAAAAAATAGCCGTACCTGCGCTGTATGCATTGTGACCCCTGAAATCTGAGTCAGTTTCTCTGAATGTTTCTAGGCGATACAAACCAGTATCATATCAAACCGGTCTGagtgactttgtttacatcctaCAATTTCACTGGTGGATCCTGGTTCGCTGGTTTCAAGAAACACGAGggttaagtattttttttttttcttaaggaTTCATGTCCTTTCTTTCTACCTGACTTCAACCTTTAACGGAATAAAGCAGACCCATATCCCCATTACATTTGGTGTCCTGTTCACTTCTCTCTGTAGGCCAAGACAAATAGGTGAGGAGGGGGTCTAGGCCTGAGTGGCGGTGTCCTGTGTCCTGTACAGTGATGTAGGTAGGTTAGGTTCTACACCTTCGTGATTGTAAACACAGCTCTTAAAGAGTCCATAAAGTTGAGCAAATGTGTGATGGGAAAGCTTTGGGTTGACAACGGAGATGAGGAGGGGTTTGCTCACCTGTCGTGGAGAGGACTGTACTGGCGAAGAACAAGGCAGAGGTGAAATCCCAGTTATAGTTGGTCGAGGTGTTGTTTAACACCGACACTCCGTAGTTGCTCGCCTCCAGAGCTTTAGCCAGAAACTCCTCCAGCCTCCCCTCAGACAAACActcatggtcctggaggaacttTAGTTTCACAGCACCGAGATCCTGTCGCAGTAGGTCCTCATACGGCGATTCCACCAAGGAGAACACCACAGCCCCGAACACCAGGTACAAAACATAGACCAGCAGCAAGAGGACAAAATACCACGTCGACCTGTTCCCTTCTATCACTCGCATACACCAGGCTCCGGAAAGACACTGAAGCATTTTTCGGTGACCTGTCAGCGATAACAACGAGTGACAAACGAGTGGAGAAAAGAAGGCAGCCTCTCTGAGCGCTCTCTTACCGCCTCAGCGTCTTTCACACGTCGGGTCTTCGCTCGGAGAGCTGTTCACACACTTTCTGGCCGCTTTTACAAACTCGCGAGCTTTTCCTCTGCCTTTGCTTTCACCAGCGCTGAGGTGATGTGGAGTGACGTCACGCGCCTCACCTCTCCCAGGTTCAAGTATGTGTCAGTGCGgagaggacaggacaggacagggcaGGGCGTGCCCGCGCTCTGCTACAGCAGCTCCATTGTTTACTGTAAAGCTATAGTAGCATTAGCGCCAACACTTTTAGACAGACGAAAGTTGCCATGCCACCTCCATAACCGCCTCTGGCGATGGTCTAGATGGTATCAAAGCGCTACACGAATAGCTACAAGGGTGGCTCGACTGGTTTGGGGAGGTGCAATTCCACAGCTCTAGAAAAGTTTTAGCAATGGGAAGAACAGGCAAGGTTCGAGGGCAGCGGCTCCACTCCTCTTTAGCTACCTCTTCTGAAAGAGCTTCAGCATTCCTGCTTCCTGGTTTCACCTCATGGACGCCAACCGTCTCTTTCTCACTTCATAAATGCAGTTAGACCTTTTTTTGAGCTTTTTGAGTGCCTCCCCAGGGTATTTTCAAATGGTagttcatctttaaaaaaaaaaaaaaaaaaaaaaaaaaaaaaaaatatatatatatatatatatacatatatatataatttgtatatataaaatatatgtatattttatatataatataaatcattaagtttattattagtttgcaataataaataattcagctcaacataactaatataacaagcactttctccaaattcaacacaaaatgctacTTTAAATGACTGCTGCAGTCTCAGcctcaaccccttcatgacaagcatctttaAAGGTATCTTAGTGCATTCAGCATGGGCAGTGGCTTCCAGGTCTCCAATACTCCtccagtggcctccagttcaccaAATAGTTTAAcatgctgcaaccaccttcttcaaatgccaccaaagacattttcatggggttcaagtcaggtaaatgtgacgaccactccagaatcttccaggacttcttctgaaaccaaacctTGGTAGACTTGGAGGTATGCTTGAGCTTGTTGTCCTGTTGGGAGGTCCAATGTCCAACGCTTTCTCtcaggatttcctgatacttgattgaatccatcttgccctccacacgCTGCAGGTTTTCAGTGCCAGGGGAagcaaagcagctccagagcatcaccgagccaccaccatgctttactaTAGGCTATTTGTTCTTTTTAGCGTATGCTTCATTCATCCTCCAGTGCTTGTGGGTATCTGGAGTACCTACCAACATGCAAACTGTGAAGTAAGATGACCCAGTGAGATTTTGTGGGCTgcctattttttttaaaaacatggaATTTAAGATTTGACTTGACCTTTCCTACCTCAGAGGGGACACATTGGAGTTCTACTGCCCCCTCTCTGAGTACTTGAAATGCACCTCAGCAGTAAAAGGAGCATGCAGTGGCTCATTACCACATACTTGAACACGTAGTTAAACTGGACATTCTGAACAGGGCTGTTTAGCCTGTTCAGAATATAGACATTttatatacccccccccccacacacacacacacatgcacacatatttGGACCCCAAGGCCATCACCATAGTCCTTATATCAACAATACTTTTACATATCAAACATGTACTGTTAACAATTACACTTTGTTCAAAATGATATATTTTAATGCAATCGAACATGAAGAAGAAACAGAgacatgtattttattatatcatCAATTCtaaagaatgaatgaataaataaactgagttgtttgtttgttctttctttaaaATAATGGTAAACTAAACCATTATTGTTTCATCTACTTTAAGACCATACCTAAACTTGTCTGGTCTCTAATGATCTTGACTACAGGGTATTGACAACTATTGACTTGAATAGTTTACAAGTTCGAATTATAAATAGACTCTCAAAGTGTTCACATAAATTCATGTTTTAgaggtaaaacacacacaatttaCAGTTGTTCGTGTCTGGGATCTGAGATCAGGATATGCTTATGTTTGGTTTGGCTCTGATCACAACTTTCTGTATCCTTAAAGCACTGCCCATCCTTAATTTATTCCCAAACACTAAAGAGTTTGGAATAAAGGGCctttccttgtgtgtgtgtgtgtgtgtgtgtgtgtgattatcaTGGTACACCAAGTGTTTTGCTTGTTTCACAATCAGCCATCGCTTGTAACTCATCAACGTTAACTTCCTTTCTGCAGTGACGCCacccttttggagatcagataTGAAAGATCTCAGAAAGCAGAAGGGCGTCTTACTTcaacaaacaagaaaacacagttttaaagCATTGCCTGATTCATGATGGACAAAATTCATGATAATTCCTCTTAGTTGACAAAATGTAAGTTTGCTGAGTTAGCCATAAAATATATCAGTTCAGCTGGTAGGATTGTTGTGCCCTGTTCAACAAATACCTTACGTCAGCAACCTGAAGCCTGTATTGCTGTATCGGAGTGTCTCTGTTTTGTATGGTTGGAGATATCCTCCATAGGTGTTTCTTATCTTATTAAACTGACGCCCTTATTTACAGAGGCATGTGAAATGTGCAAGCAGTGAATGACACATCTACACATTGTGTACATTACCTCAAGACAACAGCTGTATCTTAATACAGTAAGAGCAGTAAGGGGTTCAAACGTCTGACGTTCAGTTTGCATCAACAGGCTGCATAAATACATCAGTCAAAGAAGAGAAATATTAGCTCATCCCAGGGGTATCAGAAGGGcctccatcagtccagagaacacagtttcacatcTCTACAACCCAATGCtgaagggctttatacccttctagctgATTCTTGTTTTTATGAAATGTTACCTTAAGCTCttctgcagctgctccagagtttCCCTTTCTCCTGGTAATGCTTTTCTATAGAGGTCATACCTCTGTATCTTTAGTGAAAGCACCTTAAAGTCTTTGAGgccctgtcccactactcacaCTCTGCCTGCTAGATGCCTGCTAGATGTGCAAGATAGAAGGGTGTCCCATTCCTTTAAATTTCCTCAACGAATGTACTAATGAGCACTCCTCTTGTAAGTGTGCATCAGATTACACTTTCATGAAGGAAATTACCCATGTTCCACTGCAATCCAGTGATGTTCCTCACATAAACCAACTGAAAAAGTGAGAAAAAGAAATTTATCTAGTTTgattaacatttttattattcttaaaaTTGTTCTCATTTTAGCAGCAGCAACTGGTAAATCTAGTGTTGTGGCAACTGCGGAATTTGACATTTGAGCAGCAGTGTTGTATACGGGTGAAGGGCCATGAGGCGAAGTGTGTCCTATTCCTGCTCTAAACTCTCTAAACGCATTGAACGCTAACACCCCTTTTACCTGCCCTTCAAAAACTTAAAAAAGTGCACTTTCAGGAGAGACTTACGGCTTATGGTTACAATTAGGACAGAGCCTGAGTTGActatttagaaggggtgtctggaaaGTCCATGTTAGCCTCTGTCCCCCCCTGCAGGCTGTAGTTTCTGTAGGAGTGCCAGGCCATGTTCAATGACTCACACATTTTTGAGCTTGTTTTTACTCTCTAAGGAGTGTAAGGATGCATCATTGCACTGAATGTTTGTACcaattactgtatttattttagaatataaaactgattacaaaaatatatatttattatcaaTCATTAGCGCAATCCAAAACATTCAAGCTTATTTTAGGATTCAGGATGTTTCCAAACAACAAAATCTGTCTATATTACACTACTGAAGTTAATTGATTCTTAAGTTAAATTTGTAAATCATATTTATCTTTTGTAAAATAATTctgaaacaaaataataaacaaatcagATCAAATCATGGTGAAATAGGGAATTTGATGATACACTGAATAGTTTCCTAAAGCAAGGTTCTAAAACAGTTACAACTAGTAATTAAGACTGATTTGTTTAGAGAAAAAGCAGTTTCACTATTTCCACAGCATTGGCAGTCATGTGGTCAGGCTCGTCCATTAGTCTGCCGGTCTGTCTGGTGCAGTGGTACAGCTTCCTGcctgcactgcagtttacactgCACCACCTCATGAATACTGTCCCTTCATTTTGGCTCCTGGACAGCAGCCAGTTCAGGAGAGGTTACCTATAATAGATTATTCTGCTCCTTTCGGCTATTTCTAGACGGGAAGGGACACATGAGAGCTCTGGCCTTGCTGGAGTGAGACGAAGCCAAGCACCAAAGGTTAGGAAACTTTCTGCTGAATTCAGGTTACCAAATCCTAGACCTGTTAACATTTTGCAGAGGATAATCGTCACCAGTTTCGCTTGCTTAGTTATATGTGCTGTAGTAAAATTGTAATGAATTTATaccttttttgtatttgttttgtgAAAAAGACTTTTGctcaataaattaaaaatgctcaagtgaaaacatttttcagttttttaaacACAAATGAATCTTTTctagaaaacataaaaaagcagAAAGCTCAGTATTATGATACTAAGCTTAAGTAAAAGTTAcagttagatttaggtgtaggttactgaaATTAGGTAGAGGGTAATGTTTAGTTGTAGATTACTGAAATTAGGGTTAAGTGTGAAGTTAATTTAAGaacaggtttaggtgtagttttgtgaggttaagtttagggttaggtttaggtttaggtgtgtgaGGTTAagttcagggttaggtttaggtttaggtgtgtgaGGTTAagttcagggttaggtttaggtgtaggtttgtgaggataagtttagggttaggtttaggtttaggtgtgtgaGGTTAagttcagggttaggtttaggtttaggtgtgtgaGGTTAagttcagggttaggtttaggtgtaggtttgtgAGGATAATTTAAGGataggttcaggtttaggtttgtAAGGGTAATTTAAggataggtttaggtttaggtttgtaAGGGTAATTTAaggataggtttaggtgtaggtttgtgAGGGTAATTTAAGaacaggtttaggtgtaggtttgtgAGGGTAATTAAAGGataggtttaagtgtaggtttGTGAGGTTAagttcagggttaggtttaggtgtaggtgtgtgaGGGTAATTTAaggataggtttaggtgtaggtttgtgAGGTTAagttcagggttaggtttaggtgtaggtttgtaAGGGTAATTTAAGAataggtttaagtgtaggtttGTGAGATTAagttcagggttaggtttaggtgtaggtttgtgAGGGTAATTTAaggataggtttaggtgtaggtttgtgAGATTAagttcagggttaggtttagttgtagGTTTGTGAGGGTAATTTAaggataggtttaggtgtgggttTGTAAGGGTAATTTAaggataggtttaggtgtaggtttgtgAGATTAagttcagggttaggtttaggtgtaggtttgtgAGGGTAATTTAaggataggtttaggtgtaggtttgtgAGATTCATTTAaggataggtttaggtgtaggtttgtaAGGGTAATTTAaggataggtttaggtgtaggtttgtgAGATTAagttcagggttaggtttaggtgtaggtttgtgAGGGTAATTTAaggataggtttaggtgtaggtttgtgAGATTAagttcagggttaggtttagttgtagGTTTGTGAGGGTAATTTAaggataggtttaggtgtaggtttgtaAGGGTAATTTAaggataggtttaggtgtaggtttgtgAGATTAagttcagggttaggtttaggtgtaggtttgtgAGGGTAATTTAaggataggtttaggtgtaggtttgtgAGATTCATTTAaggataggtttaggtgtaggtttgtaAGGGTAATTTAaggataggtttaggtgtaggtttgtgAGATTAagttcagggttaggtttaggtgtaggtttgtgAGGGTAATTTAaggataggtttaggtgtaggtttgtgAGATTAagttcagggttaggttttggtgtaGGTTTGTGAGGGTAATTTAaggataggtttaggtgtaggtttgtgAGATTAagttcagggttaggtttaggtgtaggtttgtgAGGGTAATTTAaggataggtttaggtgtaggtttgtgAGATTCATTTAaggataggtttaggtgtaggtttgtaAGGGTAATTTAaggataggtttaggtgtaggtttgtgAGATTAagttcagggttaggtttaggtgtaggtttgtgAGGGTAATTTAaggataggtttaggtgtaggtttgtgAGATTAagttcagggttaggttttggtgtaGGTTTGTGAGGGTAATTTAaggataggtttaggtgtaggtttgtaAGGGTAATTTAaggataggtttaggtgtaggtttgtgAGATTAagttcagggttaggtttaggtgtaggtttgtaAGGGTAATTTAaggataggtttaggtgtaggtttgtgAGGGTAATTTAGGAACATGTTTAGGTGTATGTTTGTAAGGTCacgtttagggttaggtttaggtgtaagttCTAAGGGAAATTTAAGGATAGGCTTAGGTGTAGGTTTGTgagattaagtttagggttaggtttaggtgtgtgaGGTTAagttcagggttaggtttaggtgtaagtgtgtgagggtAATTTAaggataggtttaggtgtaggtttgtgAGGGTAATTTAAGGACAGGTTTGGGTTTGTAAGGtcatgtttagggttaggcttaggtttaggtgtgtgaATGTTAAGTTCAGGATTAGCTTTAGGTGTGTGAGGTTAagttcagggttaggtttaggtgtaggtttgtgAGATTAagttcagggttaggtttaggtgtaggtttgtgAGATTCATTTAagaataggtttaggtgtaggtttgtaAGGGTAATTTAaggataggtttaggtgtaggtttgtgAGGGTAATTTAAGaacaggtttaggtgtaggtttgtgAGGGTAATTTAAGaacaggtttaggtttaggtttgtaAGGGTAATTTAGGAAcaggtttaggtgtatgttTGTAAGGTCacatttagggttaggtttaggtgtaagttTTAAGGGTAATTTAAGGATAGGCTCAGGTGTAGGTTTGTGAGGTTaagtgtagggttagggttaggtgtaggtttgtgaggttaagtgtagggttagggttaggtgtaggtttgtgtggttaagtttagggttaggtttaagtgtaggtttGTGAGATTAagttcagggttaggttttggtgtaggttactgaggttaaTTTAGGGATAattttaggtgtaggttactgaggttaaTTTAGGGATAattttaggtgtaggttactgaggttaaTTTAAGAATATGTTTAGGTGTGGGTTTGTAAGGTTCAGTtcagggttaggtgtaggtttggaaggttaagtttaggtgtaggataCTATGGTTATGTTtaattttagttttagtttataGTTAAAATTTGGGATAGTagaattaaggttagggttgggtttcaTTAAAAACTGCAACATAAGTGAATGTAAAAAAATCGCAGGTAATTTGGAACATGTCTATGGGTCTATTCACATCTTAAAATGgtcaaaaaatgtttttttttttggataatAGGCACAGTACTGCGATTAGGGAAACTCCAGACCTaggactgtaaaacacttcattAAAACACTTAATATAATTGCCACAAGGGGGGGCTATGAGTCCAAATTAGAAAGTGCTAGGGCTAGGACGGTGTATGATGTGTTGATGgagcagaaaaaaacatgaattgTTGAGGTCAAAAATTGAGATTGTAAAATGATTTATCTCAACCAGATGCTTACATTACGTGCTCCAGATATGGAATGGTATgaaacactaaaaaaatgtttttttttttttccataactCATAAAACAATCCATGCTTTGACATGCTGCTATCTGTGGAGTTATGGCCTTGCATAGTGCGTCAAGATAACTTTACACATATTATCTTTACCTGGATGGagcctttaccttttttatccTTTATCTCAATATGTGAAAGCAGAAAGTAGTCATTGCTCAGACaaaatgggggtggggggtgtccGTTTATCCATCCACCTTTtaatccacttcttcctggacAGGGTCGTGG includes:
- the kcnk1a gene encoding potassium channel subfamily K member 1a, producing MLQCLSGAWCMRVIEGNRSTWYFVLLLLVYVLYLVFGAVVFSLVESPYEDLLRQDLGAVKLKFLQDHECLSEGRLEEFLAKALEASNYGVSVLNNTSTNYNWDFTSALFFASTVLSTTGYGHTVPLSDEGKAFCILYSVVGIPFTLLFLMAVVQRIMVFSTRRPVEYVQRRWALSKSLVAGVHAGLMAVIMVSCFFLIPAIVFSVLEENWNFLESFYFCFISLSTIGLGDYVPGEGYNQRFRQLYKVGITVYLLLGLIAMLVVLETFCELQQLKKLRKMFYLKKERTEDQLNIVDHDQFSFASVSDQTASVRDYRTDLINDSSPIAASDGSVIR